Within Paenibacillus albicereus, the genomic segment TCATCAACTTCAAGGGCGAGCGCGAGGCAGGCAAGCAGATCCTGCTGATCGAGGGCATCTCCAAGGCCGTCGACGGAGAGCAGCTGCTGAACAACTTCACGCTCACGGTCAACAAGGGCGACAAGATCGCCTTCGTCGGCCCGAACACGCTGCCCAAGACGGCTCTGTTCCAGATCATCACGGGCGAGTCCGAGGCCGATGCCGGCACGTACCAATGGGGCATTACGACGATCCAGGGCTACTTCCCCAAGGACAACTCCGCCTACTTCGAGGGCGTGGAGATGAACCTCGTCGACTGGCTGCGCCAGTACTCCAAGGACCAGGACGAATCGTTCATCCGCGGCTTCCTCGGACGGATGCTGTTCTCCGGCGACGAAGCGCTCAAGAAGGCGAGCGTGCTCTCCGGCGGCGAGAAGGTCCGCTGCATGCTGTCCAAGATGATGCTGTCCGGCGCGAACGTGCTCATCATGGACGAACCGACCAACCACTTGGACCTCGAGTCCATCACCGCGCTCAACAACGGCTTGATCGACACGGACTGCACCGTGCTGTTCACGTCGCATGACCATCAGTTCGTGCAGACGATCGCCAACCGCATCATCGAGATTACGCCAGGGGGAGTCATCGACCGCCTCATGACGTACGAGGAGTACCTCGAGAGCGACGATGTCAAGGCGATGCGCGACCGTCTTTACGCCGGTCAGCCGAGCTGAAGCCTCCTTCGACAAAAAGAACCGCCGCTTCCCGATTCGGGAAGCGGCGGTTTTTACGTTGAAGGCTCGTCCTGCGCTCCGCGACGGAGCTGTCGCAGCCCGTTCGCGCGACCGGATTCAATCGGATTGCGGCGACGGGAAGGGCCCGCGAAGGCGGTGAGCCCGAATTTGATCTCGCTGCAACTCCACGCGCCCAGCGGCGCTAGTTCAAGAACCCGTCGAGCGCGATCGTCGGCTTGCCGTCGGCCTGCCAGGCGCCCTTGTTGTAGCCGCCGTTGTAGCCCGGTGTCGACTGCGGCTCCCAGTAGAACACGCCGAGGCCTTTGCCGCCGGAGATGTTGCGGATCTTCGTCTTGATGTCGGCGATGAAGCTCTTGGACGCGGCCGGCTGATTGTAGTCCAGGCCGATCTCGGAGATCATGACGCTTTTGCCGTAGCGGGCGATCATGTCATTGGCGTTGGCGATAGTCTGCGTCACCTTCGTCTGCCAGTCGGAGACCGATGGATAGAGCGACATGCCGATGATGTCGAACGTCGCGCCGTTCGCGATCAGCCCGCCGATGTTCCAGACGAACAGCGCGTTGTCGTAGCCGTTGGCGAGATGCACGATCGTCTTGGTCGACGGAAAGATGCTCTTGACCGCATTGTTGCCCGTGTTGACGAGCCAGGCGTAATTCTTCATGTTGACGGAAGCGCGGCCGTCCTGCCACAGCATGCCGTCGTTCGTCTCGTTGCCGATCTGCACCCAGTCGGGCGTGACGCCCTTCGCCTTCATCGCGTTCATGACGTAGACGGTATGCGACCAGACCGCGTCCATGAGCTGGGTGAAGGTGAAGCTCTGCCAGGCGTAGGGCTTGGTCTGCTTGCCCGGGTCGGCCCAGGAGTCGCTGTAATGAAGCGACAGCATGACGCTCATGCCTTGTTCCTTCGCCCGCGCCGCCAGCTCCGCCGCCTTCTCGGCGTTCAGGTAGCCGTTGCCGTAGTCGCTCATGTTCGGATTGACCCAGACGCGGATGCGGGCGGAGTTCAGGCCGTAGTCGTTCTTGAGAATATTGAAAATGTCCCGCGTCGTGCCGTTCTTGTCCTTCCATTTGTAGCCCTGCGCCTCCATGGCGGCGACCCAGCTGATGTCGGCTCCTTTGGCGAAGGCCGGCGCAGCCGCCGCCTTGCCGCCGATGGCGCTGCTCCCGGCGCTTTCCCAGGCCGGAGCGAGCAGCAGGAGCAGCGCCGCCATCAGGAGGGCGATCGCCTGTTTCCACCTGCGCGTCCGTGCCTGCCGTCCGCCGAGAGCCTCTGCGTGTTGGTTCATTCTTCATCTTCCTCCTTGTCGAAAATGGATTCCTCCGTATCGTAAGCGCTTACGTGGCGGCCCGACAGTGAGCGCAGCCATGATTTCTTATCCAGAATCAACGACAGGCAGGTCCGCCAAGGCAGCGATAGCGGCGAGACGCGCGGTCCCGATCGTATCCGTCTCCGCGATCGTGGAAAACCTATAAGAAAACGTTGCCTCGCGCAGTAGGCATCCGCCTGCCGGGAAAGGTACAATGGGGTATTGAACTCGGGCCGGACACGGAACGGAACGGAATGGAACGGAACGGAATGGAACGGCCCTGGGCGGAGGCGGCAGCGATGAGAGACGCGAAGAGAAAGTCCTTTATCCCATATACCTACAAAATGATGATCCCGTACCTGCTGCTCGTGCTCGTCACCGACGCCCTGATCGGCACGATCTCCTACCGGATGCTCGTCGAGTCGCGGACGGAGATCGCGCGCACGAACATCCAGGCGGCGATGCAGCAGACGCGCACGAACATGCGCTACCAGATGGAGGAGATCAAGCGCATCTCGGACACGCTGTTCGGCAGCGTGCCGTTTCAGCGCGCGCTGCAGAAGCACGGGGACGATCTGCAGGCGTATCTCACCATGCTCGACGAGATCGTGCCCAAGCTGCAGGAGCCGCTGCAGCTGTTCGGCAATCCGCTGCGCATCGAGCTCTATACGACCAACCCCGACCTGTACGAGATCGAGGGCGACGATCCGTCGACGCCGATCGAGCGGAGCGACTATTACGTGCTGTCCGCCGAGCGGCTGCGCGGCAGCGCCTGGCCGGAGCAGTCCGGACAATGGTTCGGCAGCAGCCGCTGGATGCAGGTGGAGTCCGACGCGCAGCACCGTCAGCTGTCGCATCTGACGAGGCTCATCTCCTATAGCGATTATCAGACGGTTATCGGCTACATCCGCATCACCGCGCGGCTCGACGACCTGCTCGGACGCTTCGACGCCTTTCCCGTGGAGAAGGGCATGACGCTGCGCCTGCTCGATCAGCAGACGGGCCGGACGCTGTATGACAAAGGCGAGGTCAACGAGGCGGACGCGCCCGGGCATCTGACGCTGACGGAGGCGGTGCCGGGCAGCGGCTACGTCATTCAGGCGGTCGTGTCGCAGAGGTACCTGCAGGAGGACGCGCGCCGGCTCGGCCTCGTCATCGTCGGCGTCTGCTCGGTCAGCTTTGCCGTCATGGCGCTCATCGGCTTCATGGTGGCGCGCCTGTCCGGGCGCAAGATGCGCAAGATCGTGACGCTCGTGCAGTCGTTCCAGGACGGCAGCCTCGAGAAGCGCATCCGCTTCTCCGGCAAGGACGAGTTCGTGCAGATCGCCGATGCGTTCAACACGATGGCCGAGCATGTCAAGGAGCTCATCAGCAGCGTGTTCGCCCAGGGGCAGAAGCGCAAGCAGGCGGAGCTCGAGGCGCTGCAGGCGCAGATCAACCCGCATTTCCTCTACAACACGCTATCCACGATCAGCAGCCTGGCCAACATGGGCGAGACGCGCCAGGTGACGGAGATGGTGAAGGGGCTGTCGCGCTTCTACCGGCTGTCGCTCAACGAAGGGCGCGTGCTCATCCCGCTCGCCCAGGAGCTGGAGCAGGTGCAGACGTATCTGGACATCCAGCAGGTGAAGTACGCGGACGCCTTCACGGTGCATCTGCACGCCGAGCCGGACATCGGGGAGCTGCGGGTGATGAAGCTGATCCTCCAGCCGTTCGTGGAAAACGTGTTCAAGCATGCCTGGTACGGCGAAAGCATCGCCATCCGCATCACGGCCCGCCGGCTCGGCGCCGATCTGGAGCTGAAGGTGATCGACAGCGGCGTCGGCATGAACGACGAGACGCTGGAGAAGCTGCGCTCCGGCACGGCCGGCCTGTCGGGCGAGCCGGTCGCGTCCGCTCCCGCAGGCACATCGGCCGCCTTGGGCCGATCCGTCACCGGCGGCAGCTACGGCATCCGCAACGTCGACGAGCGCATCCGGCTGCGCTACGGCGAGCGGTACGGCATCGAGGTCGGCAGCGTGTACGGCGGCGGCACGACGGTGCGCATCCTGCTCCCCGCCGAAGGCGAGTGGGAGGACGGCATCGTCCGGGAACGAAAGGAGGAAGGCCGATGAACGAAGGAACGCCGATCCGGCTGCTGCTCGTCGACGACGAGGCGGTCGATCTGGAATGGCTGCGGCGGCGGGTCGCGGGCAGCGGCCTGCCGGTGCAGGTAGCAGGCACAGCGAGCAGCGGCTTCGCGGCGCTCGACCTGCTGCAGCGCGAGCAGGTGGACGTCATCCTGTCGGACATCCGCATGCCGATCATGAGCGGCATCGAGTTCGCCCGGCGGGCCAAGGAGGCGCGCCCGCAGGTGAAGCTTGTCTTCATCAGCGGCCATGAGGACTTCCACTACGCCAAGGAGGCGCTGCGGCTGAGCGCGTCCGGCTACCTGCTCAAGCCGGTCGACGACGAAGAGCTGCTGGCGATGCTCGCTGCGCTCTGCCGCGACGTCGAGCAGGAGAAGCGGGCGAGCCGCAGCGTCTCGGAGGCGCTGTCGCTGGCGGCGCGGGAGCTGCTGCTGCGCTGGCTCGGCGGGGACCGCTCCCCGCTGCTCGAGGAGCATCTGCAGCCCTATCTGCACTCGGCCGCCGAGCATGGCGCGAGCTGCGCCTTGATCGAGATCGACGATCTGGAGTGGAAAGCCGCGGCGCTGGGCGAGGAGGAGCGCGACCGGCAGCTCGCCGCGCTGAACGCGTTTCTGGACGGCTTCGCGGAGCGCCGTCAGCTCGGCCTGCTGCTGGCCGGCCTGCCGGGAGCGCGGGCCGCGCTGATCGCCGGGCCGGGCGCGGACGCGCGGCTCGAGGAGCTCGTCGCCGAGATCGGCCGCCGCTTCCCGCTGACAGTGACGGTCGGGGTCGGCCGTCCGGCGGAGCGCTGGCAGGAGCTGCCGGAGTCGTACCGCGAGGCGCAGGCCGCGCTGAGCGCCAAGTGGCTGCTCGGCAAGAACCGCGTCCTGCGCGGGAGCGCCGAGCCGGCCGGAGAGGAAGGACCGTCCGCCGCCCAGGAGGCGGTCGTCGACCGGATGCTCGCCGCCATCCTGCACTATGATCTCGTCGAGATCGACGATTGCCTGCTGGAGCTGTTCGGCGGCTCCGGCCGGCTGCGCCGCAGCGAGGCGTACCCGCTCGTGCTGCGGCTGACGTCCAAGCTGCACGCCGATCTGCAAGCCATGGACGAGAACCTGTACGAGCTGCTCAAGTGGGACACGCATGAGCCGGGAGTGATGTTCCAGTTCGAGACGATGAACGACTTGCTCTCGTGGCTGCGCAAGCGGCTGTTCGAGCTGTCCGAGCTGCTGCTCATCAAGAGCCGAAGGCACAGCCGCAAGCTGATCGACGAGATCAAGGCCTATGTCGAGGAACGGCTGGAGCAGAAGGTGACGCTCAAGGAGACAGCGGCGCAGTTCAGCTTCACGCCGAACTACCTCGGCCACCTGTTCAAGGAGGAGACCGGCCAGCACTTCAGCGACTACCTGCTTGAGCGCAAGCTCCGGCGCACTTGCGCGCTGCTCGAGGAGCCGACGCTCAAGATTTACGAGATCGCCGACCGCATGGGCTACAAGAACATCGTCTACTTCAACCGGCAGTTCAAGCAGGCGACCGGCATGTCGCCGGGCGAATATCGCAAGAAGGCGGGCATCTAGCCCGCTTTTTCGGCGTGAATGAAGTTGTCTCCGGGCGAAGCCGGAGAACCGGTCATGGGTCATGAAGCCCGCTGTGCGAGCCGAGTCTTTCTCGGCAGCGCCGGAAGAGGCTGATTGGTGGCCAAGAAGCCCGCAGCGCGAGCCGAGCCTTTCTCGGCAGCGCCGGAAGCGGCTGAGTGTGGCCAAGAAGCCCGCAGCGCGAGCCGAGCCTTTCTCGACAGCGCCGGAAGCGGCTGAGTAGTGGACAGAAGCCCGCAGCGTGAGCCGAGCCTTTCTCGGCAGCACCGAAAGAGGATGAGTGGTGGACAAGAAGCTTGCTGCGCGAGCCGAGCCTTTCTCGGCAGCGCCGGAAGCGGCTGATTGGTGGACAAGAAGCCCGCAGCGCGAGCCGAGCCTTTCTGGGCAGCGCCGGAAGCGGCTGAGTGGTGGACAAGAAGCCCGCAGCGCGAGCCGAGCCTTTCTCGGCAGCGCCGTAAGAGGATGAGTGGTGGACAAGAAGCCCGCAGCGCGAGCCGAGCCTTTCTCCGATTCCACTGGAAGCCGGATGCCTGGATTGCCCAACCTCCTATGCGGAGGCCATCCGTCTTCCAAGAGGACCGCTGCTGCTTCTCCGAAAGGCATCGCCTCGCTCCGCTTCCGCTTGTCCCAATGCCACCCTCCCCTCGGCCGAACGAAGGGGTCCAAACTACCCTCACGAGCGAAAAGGCGGCTGATCCGACTGAGCGAAGGGGTCGGGACTACCGTCATGAGCTCAAAGCTAGATGATTCGGCCGAACGAAGGGGTCCAAACTACCTTCACGAGCGAGAAGGCGGCTGGTCCGACTGAGCGAAGGGGTCGGGACTACCGTCATGAGCTCAAAGCTAGATGATTCGGCCGAACGAAGGGGTCGGGACTACCGTCATGAGCTCAAAGCTAGGTGATTCCGCCGAACGAAGGGGTCCAAACTACCGTCACGAGCGAGAAGGCGGCTGGTCCGACTGAGCGAAGGGGTCGGGACTACCGTCATGAGCTCAAAGCTAGATGATTCGGCCGAACGAAGGGGTCCAAACTACCGTCACGAGCGAGAAGGCGGCTGGTCCGACTGAGGGAAGGGGTCGGGACTACCGTCATGAGCTCAAAGCTAGATGATTCGTCCGAACGAAGGGGTCCAAACTACCGTCACGAGCGAGAAGGCGGCTGGTCCGACTGAGGGAAGGGGTCGGGACTACCGTCATGAGCTCAAAGCTAAGTGATCCGGCCGAACGAAGGGGTCCAAACTACCGTCATGAGCGAGGAGCCGGCTGGTCTGACTCAGCGACAGTGTCCAAACCGCCGTCGGAAGGTGGTGAAGACGGTGAATTTGACCTTGTATGCAGCTTTCTGAATCCAAGGGGTTGAGCGAGGAAGGCGAGCGAGGGGGTTCAATGAGTCGGAAAGCGAAGCGGACGGGGGCTCGTGGAGAAGCGGAAGCGGTTCCCTTGGAGGCCGGATTCCACCCCTGTTGGGGAATGGAATCAAAGGAATCTGGGCTCCAGGGAGATCGGAACGAGTCCCCGCTCCGCGAAGCGGATGCCCGGCTTCGATGTCTGCTCCGCGAAGCGAATGCCCGGCTTCAATGTCTGCTCCGCGAAGCGGATGCCCGGCTTCGATGTCTGCTCCGCGAAGCGGATGCCCGGCTTCGATGTCTGCTCCGCAAAGCGGATGCCGACTTCGATGCCCGGCTTCAATGTCTGCTCCGCGAAGCGGTTCCCGGCTTCGATGCCCGCTCCGCAAAGCGGATGCCCGGCTTCGATGCCCGGTCTCGATGCCCGCTCCGCCCGCCGGCTCCCGTCCCTTCCCGCCTCCCGTTGAAAAAGTATCGGTTATTGTTGCTCCTCCCAATGACGGCGTCCAGGGCGGCGGACCTATAATGGGACCGTAAGCCAGACCAGACCGCAACACCGAGAGGAGAGGGGCTCATGAACCGAGGCGGCTTTTGGTCGGACGTCAGCAAGTACCGCGTCCTCCTGCTCATGCTGCTGCCGGCCGTTCTGTTCTTCCTGCTGTTCGCCTACATCCCGATGGCCGGGATCGTACTCGCGTTCAAGCAGTTCAATTACAACGGAGGCATCTTCGGCAGTCCGTGGAACGGACTCGACAACTTCCGGTTCTTCTTTGAATCCGGGGACGCCTGGCGGGTCACCCGCAACACGGCGCTGTACAATATCGCGTTCATCATCGTGAACAACGTGCTGCAGATCGCGGCGGCGATCCTGCTGTTCGAGGCGGCGCGGCCGTTCTTCCGCAAGATTTTCCAGACGATGCTGTTCCTGCCGTACTTCATCTCCTGGGTCGTCGTCGGGGCGATCGCCTACAACCTGTTCAACTACGACTACGGCATGCTGAACTCCGTGCTCGGCTGGCTCGGGATGGAGCCGATCGACGTGTACAACACGGCCTCCTACTGGCCGCTGCTGCTGATCCTCATCTCCGCATGGAAGGCGCTCGGCTACGGCACGGTCATGTACCTGGCCGCGATCACCGGGCTCGACCGCGAGATGTACGAGGCGGCGGAGATCGACGGGGCGAACATCTTCCAGCGCATCATCCACATCACGATCCCGAACCTGATGCCGACGCTCATCATCCTCGTGCTGCTCGCGATCGGCAACATCTTCCGCGGCGACTTCGGAATGTTCTACAACATGGTCGGCACCAACGGCATCCTGTTCTCGACGACCGACGTCATCGACACGTACGTGTTCCGCGCGCTGACGGCGAACAACGACATCGGCATGTCGGCCGCGGCCGGCTTCTACCAGTCGATCCTCGGCTTCATCACGATCCTCGTCGCCAACTGGGCGGTCCGCCGCTACGACAAGGACCGGGCGCTGTTCTAGAAAGGAGGCTCATCCGACATGAAAAACCAGGCTGCGGCCGCCCCGGCCGCCTCCGACGCGGTCCGAGGCAAAGCCGTCCGCCGGGACATGCTGCTGTTCCGCATCCTCGGCTACGCGGTGCTGACGCTGCTCGCGCTGTTCTGCTTCGTGCCGTTCCTGCTCGTGCTGTCCTCGTCGCTGACGAGCGAGAGCTCGATCATCGAGAACGGCTTCCAGCTGCTGCCGGCGGAGTTCTCCACCGAAGCGTACTCGCTGCTGTTCCAGTACCCGGAGCAGATTCTCCGCGCCTACGCCGTCACGATCGGCGTGACGGCGCTCGGCACCTTCGCCGGACTGTTCCTGACGTCGATGACGGCGTACGTGCTGTCCCGCAAGGATTTCCGCTGGCGCAACTCGTTCTCGTTCTTCTTCTTCTTCACGACGCTGTTCAGCGGCGGGCTCGTCCCGTGGTACCTGCTCATCGTCAACTACCTGCAGCTCAAGGACACGTTCATCGTGCTCGTGCTGCCGATGCTGCTCAACGTGTTCTACATCATCGTCATGAAGTCGTTCATGAGCGGCATCCCGGAGGCGATCGTCGAGTCGGCCAAGATGGACGGGGCGGACGACTTCCGGATCTACTGGCAGCTCATCCTGCCGCTCGCCAAGCCGGCGCTCGCCACGATCGGGCTGTTCCTGGCGCTCGGCTACTGGAATGACTGGTACAACGCGCTGCTGTTCGTCTCCAACGACAACCTGATGCCGCTCCAGTACTACCTGTACAAGATGCTGGGCAACATGGACGGCATGCGCAAGGCGCTCATCAGCTCCGGCGCGGTCGTGACCCTCAGCATCCCGACGGAGAGCCTCAAGATGGCGATGACTGTCACCGCGATCGGGCCGATCCTGCTGGCCTATCCGTTCATCCAGCGCTACTTCGTGCAAGGCCTGACGATCGGGTCCGTGAAGGGCTAGTCCTTTCTTATACTCATATAGGGGGAACACTTCCATGAAAACGAACACGAGAAAAGCAGCCCTGCTGCCGCTGGCGGCCGCGCTGTCGCTGACCGCCATCCTCTCCGCCTGCAGCGGCGGAGGCAATGCCGAGCCGTCCGCAGCTCCGGCCGCATCGACCGCACCGTCCGCTGCGCCGGGCGAATCGTCCGGCCCAGCCGACACGTCGCAGGAGGTCAAGCTCAAGATGATCCTCGTCGGCGGCAAGCCGGTCGACTACGACAAGGTGTTCGGCGAGCTGAACGCGAAGCTCAAGGAGAAGATCAACGCGACGGTCGAGGTCGAGTTCCTCGACTGGTCCGACTGGAACCAGAAGTACCCGCTCAAGTTCGCGGCCAACGAGGACTTCGACCTCGTGTATACGGCGAACTGGGCGTACTACAACGACCAGGCGCTCAAGGGCGGCTTCCTGGAGCTGACCGAGGACATGCTGAAGCAGTACGCGCCGCAGACGATGGAAAGCATGCCGTCTGTCTCGTGGGACCAGGCCAAGGTGAACGGCAAGCTGTACATGGTGCCGAACAACAACGTCGAGGTCAACGACAAGGTCATCCTGTACCGCGAGGACCTGCGCAAGAAGCACAATCTGCCGGAGATCAACAGCCTCGACACGTACGCGCAGTATTTGAAGGCGATCGCGGCGAACGAAAAGGGCATCATCCCTTACGGCGCCAAAGCCGGCGACGGCTGGAAGTGGCATGAGATGGACCAGGCGACGCTGGAGCAGCACAACGACTGGAACCTCGTCGACACGACGCTGCCGCTCGCCTACAAGATGGACGACGCGACGGGCCAGATCTTCAACATCTACGACACGCAGGAGTTCAAGGATCTGCTCGTGTACTACAAGGATCTGGCGGACAGCGGCGTCTGGAGCAAAAACGTCGTCAGCAACAAGAACGACGTCTGGCAGGACATCAAGGCCGGCAAGGTCGCTTCCTATGCCGCCCAGAACCTCGGCACCGCCGGCTCCAACCTGGCGGAGATGCGCCGCGACAACCCGTCGCTTGAAGTCGCCATCGCGGACATCACGCCGAACGGCAAGAAGATCGCCGCCATCTCCACGCAGAACGGCATGGCGATTCACGCGACGAGCAAAAATCCGGAGCGCTCGCTCATGCTGATCGACCTGCTGCAGAACGACAAGGAGATCCATGACCTGACGATGTACGGCATCGCCGGCGCGAACTACGTGCCGGAGGGCGACGACAAGTATGCGGCCGGTCCGACCGCGGGCAACTACACCGGCTTCTCCAATTGGGGCTGGAACTCGCCGCTCAACCGCAAGGACGCCTCGTATCCTCAGGAAGCGGACGATATGTTCAACGGCTGGCAGTCTAAAATCTACCACTTCCCGCTGGAGACGTTCGTGTTCAACGGCGAGAAGGTCAAGGCGGAAGTCGCCAACATCGGCAACGTCATGACGCGCTACGCGATTCCGCTGGAATACGGCCTCATCAAGGACATCGACAAGGGCCATGCCGACCTCATCAAGCAGCTCAAGGCCGCCGGCATCGACAAGGTGCAGGCCGAGATGCAGGCGCAGGTCGACGCGTTCCTCGCGGCGCAGAAGTAAGATCATGATCCCGCTCGCGGGCAAGCGGCCCGTCAACGGGCCGAACAAGTACTCGGCGGCAAGCGGCCCGTCGACGGGCCGAACGAGTCCTAAGCGGCAAGCGATCCGTCGACGGGCCGAACAAGTCCTCGGCGGCAAGCGATCCGTCGATGGGCCGAACGAGCCCTCGGCGGCAGCGATCCGTCGACGGGCCGAACGAGCTCGCGGCCGCCGTCCGTTCCGCTGCAGCCGCCCCCTCGCGGGGGCGGCTCGCGGCTTTTCGCTTGATGTTTTTTTACTCGAAAGGAGAAAGACCGCCATGACCAAAACCCTCAAGTTCCCCCCGATCAGCCCGAAGCTGCCCGTTATGATGCACGGAGCGGACTACAACCCCGACCAGTGGCAGCATGATCCCGCCGTGCTGGAGGAGGACATCCGCCTCATGAAGCTCGCAGGCTGCAACGTCATGTCCGTCGGCATCTTCGCCTGGGCGGCGCTGGAGCCGGAGGAAGGCCGCTTCGAGTTCGGCTGGATGGACCGGCTGCTGGACACGTTCGCCGAGAACGGCATCTATGCCTGGCTGGCGACGCCGAGCGGCGCGCGTCCGGCCTGGATGTCGGAGAAGTACCCCGAGGTGCTGCGCACGGGCGGCAACCGGGTCCGCAATCTGCACGGCATGCGCCACAACCACTGCTATACGTCTCCGGTGTACCGGGAAAAGACGCGCCTCATGAACGCCCAGCTGGCGGAGCGCTACGCCCAGCATCCGGCGGTGCTCGGCTGGCATATCTCCAATGAGTACGGCGGCGAATGCCACTGCGGGCATTGCCAGGACGCGTTCCGCGCGTGGCTCCAGGAGCGCTACGGCACGCTGGACGCGCTCAACGCCGCCTGGTGGGCGACGTTCTGGAGCCATACGTACACGTCGTGGGAGCAGGTCGAGTCGCCCGCGCCGCACGGCGAGACGATGGTGCACGCGCACAACCTCGATTGGCGCCGCTTCGTGACGCATCAGACGGCGGACTTCTGCCGCGCCGAGATCGAGCCGCTGAAGGCGGCCAATCCGGAGCTGCCGGCGACGACGAACCTGATGGACCTGTTCTACGACCTCGACTACCGGGAGCTGGCCAAGGTGATCGACTTCGTCAGCTGGGACGCCTACCCGATGTGGCATTCGCAGGCGAGCGACGCCGGCACGGCCGCCTGGTTCGCGTTCAACCACGACCTGTTCCGCTCGCTCAAGCAGCAGCCGTTCCTGCTCATGGAGAGCACGCCGAGCCTGACGAACTGGCAGCCCGTCAGCAAGCTCAAGCGTCCCGGCATGCACCGGCTCAGCTCGCTGCAGGCAGTGGCGCACGGCTCCGACTCGGTGCAGTATTTCCAATGGCGCAAGAGCCGCGGCTCGAGCGAGAAGTTCCATGGCGCGGTCGTCGACCATGTCGGCCACGAGCATACGCGCGTGTTCCGGGACGTGGCCGAGCTCGGCCGCGAGCTCGCGTCCATGGGCGAGGTCGTCGGCACGGGCGTGCCGGCGGAGACGGCGATCGTGTTCGACTGGGACAACCGCTGGGCGGTGAACGACGCGCAGGGCCCGCGCAACGGCGGCCTGCGCTATGAGCAGACGGTCGTGCAGCACTACAAGGCGCTGTGGGAAATGGGCGTGCCGGTCGACGTCATCGGCTCCGCCGATCCGCTGGACGGCTACAAGCTGCTGATCCTGCCGATGACGTACCTGCTGCGTCAGGACGCCGGCGAGCGCATCGAGGCGTTCGTGCGCGGGGGCGGCACGGTCGCGATGACGTACTGGAGCGGCGTCGTCGACGAGCATGACCTGTGCCGTCTCGACGGCTTCCCCGGTCCGCTGCGCAAGGCGGCGGGCGTCTGGGCCGAGGAGATCGAAGGCTTGCACGACGGCGAGGAGAATCGCCTCGTGCTGCGCGAGGGCAATGCGCTCGGCCTGACGGGCAGCTGGCGCATCCACGAAATCTGCGAGCTGATCCACGCCGAGGGCGCGGAGGTCGTGGCCGAGTACGGCGACGACTTCTACGCCGGGCGGCCGGCGCTGACGGTCCACGCCTTCGGCGAGGGCCGGGTGCACTATCTGGCCGCGCGCGTGGCGGACGACTCGTTCTACGGCGCGTGGTACGGCGCGCTCGTCCGCGAGGCGGGCGTGGCGCGCGCGCTGGAGGCGGAGCTGCCTGCGGGCGTGACCGCGCAGCTGCGCAGCGACGGGGAGCACGACTACGTGTTCGTGCTCAACTTCTCCGGCGCGGCGGCGCAGGTGCGGCTCGGCGAGAGCGGACTCGTCCGCTTCGAGTCCGGCGAGCCGGCCGGCGCCGAGCTGGCGCTGCCGGCGCACGGCGCGGCGCTGCTGAAGCGCGCCGCGCGGCGCTAGGGCGGCGGGCGGCAGGCGGCCGGGCGCGGGAGAGGCAGGGCGGTGGCGGGCGAGCGTGGGAGGCAGAGGCGAGCAGCGGGGGCGGGCGAGCGTGGGAGGCAGAGGCGAGCAGCGGGGGCGGGCGAGCGTGGGAGGCAGAGGCGAGCGGCGGGCGGTAGGTGGCCCGGCATGGGAGGCAGGGGCGGCGGCGAGCGAGCGTGGGAGGCAGAGGCGAGCGGCGGGCGGACGGTAGGCGGCCCGGCACGGGAGGCAGGGGCGGCGGCGA encodes:
- a CDS encoding beta-galactosidase, with translation MTKTLKFPPISPKLPVMMHGADYNPDQWQHDPAVLEEDIRLMKLAGCNVMSVGIFAWAALEPEEGRFEFGWMDRLLDTFAENGIYAWLATPSGARPAWMSEKYPEVLRTGGNRVRNLHGMRHNHCYTSPVYREKTRLMNAQLAERYAQHPAVLGWHISNEYGGECHCGHCQDAFRAWLQERYGTLDALNAAWWATFWSHTYTSWEQVESPAPHGETMVHAHNLDWRRFVTHQTADFCRAEIEPLKAANPELPATTNLMDLFYDLDYRELAKVIDFVSWDAYPMWHSQASDAGTAAWFAFNHDLFRSLKQQPFLLMESTPSLTNWQPVSKLKRPGMHRLSSLQAVAHGSDSVQYFQWRKSRGSSEKFHGAVVDHVGHEHTRVFRDVAELGRELASMGEVVGTGVPAETAIVFDWDNRWAVNDAQGPRNGGLRYEQTVVQHYKALWEMGVPVDVIGSADPLDGYKLLILPMTYLLRQDAGERIEAFVRGGGTVAMTYWSGVVDEHDLCRLDGFPGPLRKAAGVWAEEIEGLHDGEENRLVLREGNALGLTGSWRIHEICELIHAEGAEVVAEYGDDFYAGRPALTVHAFGEGRVHYLAARVADDSFYGAWYGALVREAGVARALEAELPAGVTAQLRSDGEHDYVFVLNFSGAAAQVRLGESGLVRFESGEPAGAELALPAHGAALLKRAARR
- a CDS encoding DUF3502 domain-containing protein — encoded protein: MKTNTRKAALLPLAAALSLTAILSACSGGGNAEPSAAPAASTAPSAAPGESSGPADTSQEVKLKMILVGGKPVDYDKVFGELNAKLKEKINATVEVEFLDWSDWNQKYPLKFAANEDFDLVYTANWAYYNDQALKGGFLELTEDMLKQYAPQTMESMPSVSWDQAKVNGKLYMVPNNNVEVNDKVILYREDLRKKHNLPEINSLDTYAQYLKAIAANEKGIIPYGAKAGDGWKWHEMDQATLEQHNDWNLVDTTLPLAYKMDDATGQIFNIYDTQEFKDLLVYYKDLADSGVWSKNVVSNKNDVWQDIKAGKVASYAAQNLGTAGSNLAEMRRDNPSLEVAIADITPNGKKIAAISTQNGMAIHATSKNPERSLMLIDLLQNDKEIHDLTMYGIAGANYVPEGDDKYAAGPTAGNYTGFSNWGWNSPLNRKDASYPQEADDMFNGWQSKIYHFPLETFVFNGEKVKAEVANIGNVMTRYAIPLEYGLIKDIDKGHADLIKQLKAAGIDKVQAEMQAQVDAFLAAQK